The Centroberyx gerrardi isolate f3 chromosome 19, fCenGer3.hap1.cur.20231027, whole genome shotgun sequence genome has a segment encoding these proteins:
- the LOC139914707 gene encoding 26S proteasome non-ATPase regulatory subunit 4 isoform X2: MGLESTMVCVDNSEYMRNGDFLPTRLQAQQDAVNIVCHSKTRSNPENNVGLITMANNCEVLTTLTPDTGRILSKLHAVQPRGKICFCTGIRVAHLALKHRQGKNHKMRIIAFVGSPVEDNEKDLVKLAKRLKKEKVNVDIINFGEEELNTEKLTAFINTLNGKEGTGSHLVTVPPGPSLADALLSSPILAGEGGSMMGLGASDFEFGVDPSADPELALALRVSMEEQRQRQEEEARRAAAASAAEAGIPTPTADESEEALLKMSVSQPETGAAVLPDFSSMTEEEQIAYAMQMSLAGGEYGDMDTGAPMDTAESAKEEDDYDVMQDPEFLQSVLENLPGVDPNNEAIRNAMGSLASQTGNKPDGKKDEEKKK; this comes from the exons TGTCGACAACAGTGAGTACATGAGAAATGGAGACTTTCTACCCACGAGACTACAGGCTCAGCAAGATGCTGTCAACATTGTTTGCCACTCCAAAACACGCAGCAATCCAGAGAACAATGTGGGCCTCATCACTATGGCAAA TAACTGTGAGGTCCTGACCACACTGACCCCAGATACTGGCCGCATCCTGTCCAAACTACATGCCGTCCAGCCCCGTGGAAAGATCTGCTTCTGCACAGGCATCAGAGTGGCTCAT CTGGCCCTAAAGCACAGACAAGGAAAAAACCACAAGATGAGGATCATTGCCTTTGTGGGAAGTCCTGTGGAGGACAATGAGAAAGAT CTTGTTAAACTGGCGAAGCGcttgaaaaaagagaaagtgaatgTGGATATTATCAACTTTGGAGAAGAG gAGTTGAACACGGAGAAGCTGACTGCCTTCATTAACACTCTAAATGGAAAGGAAGGGACAGGCTCCCACCTGGTTACTGTCCCTCCAGGACCCAGCCTGGCTGatgccctgctctcctctcccatcctggCTGGTGAGGGAGGCTCCATGATGGGTCTGGGTGCCAGTGACTTTGAGTTTGGTGTGGATCCCAGTGCTGACCCAGAGCTGGCCCTG GCCCTGCGTGTGTCcatggaggagcagagacagaggcaggaggaagaggcCCGCAGAGCGGCTGCTGCCTCTGCAGCCGAGGCAGGAATCCCCACACCCACTGCAGACG AATCGGAGGAGGCCTTGTTGAAGATGTCAGTATCTCAGCCTGAGACAGGCGCAGCAGTGCTTCCTGACTTCAGCAGcatgacagaggaggagcagatcGCCTATGCCATGCAGATGTCTCTCGCAGGAGGAG AGTATGGAGACATGGACACAGGAGCCCCAATGGACACCGCAGAATCAGCCAAG GAGGAAGATGACTATGATGTGATGCAAGACCCGGAGTTCCTTCAGAGTGTCTTGGAGAACCTGCCGGGTGTCGACCCCAACAACGAGGCCATCCGCAATGCAATGGGCTCCCTGGCCTCCCAGACTGGGAACAAGCCGGACGGCAAaaaggatgaggagaagaagaaatga
- the LOC139914707 gene encoding 26S proteasome non-ATPase regulatory subunit 4 isoform X1 translates to MGLESTMVCVDNSEYMRNGDFLPTRLQAQQDAVNIVCHSKTRSNPENNVGLITMAKFHCSNCEVLTTLTPDTGRILSKLHAVQPRGKICFCTGIRVAHLALKHRQGKNHKMRIIAFVGSPVEDNEKDLVKLAKRLKKEKVNVDIINFGEEELNTEKLTAFINTLNGKEGTGSHLVTVPPGPSLADALLSSPILAGEGGSMMGLGASDFEFGVDPSADPELALALRVSMEEQRQRQEEEARRAAAASAAEAGIPTPTADESEEALLKMSVSQPETGAAVLPDFSSMTEEEQIAYAMQMSLAGGEYGDMDTGAPMDTAESAKEEDDYDVMQDPEFLQSVLENLPGVDPNNEAIRNAMGSLASQTGNKPDGKKDEEKKK, encoded by the exons TGTCGACAACAGTGAGTACATGAGAAATGGAGACTTTCTACCCACGAGACTACAGGCTCAGCAAGATGCTGTCAACATTGTTTGCCACTCCAAAACACGCAGCAATCCAGAGAACAATGTGGGCCTCATCACTATGGCAAA GTTTCACTGCAGTAACTGTGAGGTCCTGACCACACTGACCCCAGATACTGGCCGCATCCTGTCCAAACTACATGCCGTCCAGCCCCGTGGAAAGATCTGCTTCTGCACAGGCATCAGAGTGGCTCAT CTGGCCCTAAAGCACAGACAAGGAAAAAACCACAAGATGAGGATCATTGCCTTTGTGGGAAGTCCTGTGGAGGACAATGAGAAAGAT CTTGTTAAACTGGCGAAGCGcttgaaaaaagagaaagtgaatgTGGATATTATCAACTTTGGAGAAGAG gAGTTGAACACGGAGAAGCTGACTGCCTTCATTAACACTCTAAATGGAAAGGAAGGGACAGGCTCCCACCTGGTTACTGTCCCTCCAGGACCCAGCCTGGCTGatgccctgctctcctctcccatcctggCTGGTGAGGGAGGCTCCATGATGGGTCTGGGTGCCAGTGACTTTGAGTTTGGTGTGGATCCCAGTGCTGACCCAGAGCTGGCCCTG GCCCTGCGTGTGTCcatggaggagcagagacagaggcaggaggaagaggcCCGCAGAGCGGCTGCTGCCTCTGCAGCCGAGGCAGGAATCCCCACACCCACTGCAGACG AATCGGAGGAGGCCTTGTTGAAGATGTCAGTATCTCAGCCTGAGACAGGCGCAGCAGTGCTTCCTGACTTCAGCAGcatgacagaggaggagcagatcGCCTATGCCATGCAGATGTCTCTCGCAGGAGGAG AGTATGGAGACATGGACACAGGAGCCCCAATGGACACCGCAGAATCAGCCAAG GAGGAAGATGACTATGATGTGATGCAAGACCCGGAGTTCCTTCAGAGTGTCTTGGAGAACCTGCCGGGTGTCGACCCCAACAACGAGGCCATCCGCAATGCAATGGGCTCCCTGGCCTCCCAGACTGGGAACAAGCCGGACGGCAAaaaggatgaggagaagaagaaatga